Proteins encoded in a region of the Stieleria neptunia genome:
- a CDS encoding PEP-CTERM sorting domain-containing protein yields MKRTSLLFLILTIFVSPTASAGLIFTFDQANYIVQPGATVETQIFLTQTNPDTVLTTDGLFSGGVRVFFNDTPPTDPATVLSLADIQPSAAFDDLLLGPDLSLDPGISAGFVDSVADPFAPITGNSLLLGTLTFTAGNVPGEVTYLRATDFDPFTDDLISGWGIALDAQITDGFATITTSAITNSTVPEPSSALIFGFAIACLAFRRFRRKFESCAHLRSVA; encoded by the coding sequence ATGAAACGAACCTCTTTACTGTTTTTGATTCTGACCATTTTCGTGAGTCCGACCGCGTCAGCCGGACTGATCTTCACCTTCGACCAGGCAAACTACATCGTTCAGCCCGGTGCGACCGTGGAAACACAGATCTTCCTCACGCAAACGAATCCGGACACCGTGCTCACGACCGACGGTCTGTTCAGCGGCGGCGTCCGAGTGTTCTTCAATGACACACCGCCGACCGATCCGGCGACCGTTTTGTCGTTGGCCGACATCCAGCCGTCGGCGGCGTTCGACGACCTGCTGTTGGGACCTGACCTGAGCCTCGATCCTGGCATCAGCGCGGGCTTTGTCGACAGCGTTGCCGATCCGTTTGCGCCAATCACTGGCAACAGCCTTCTGTTGGGAACGCTGACCTTCACGGCCGGGAACGTTCCCGGAGAGGTCACATACCTTCGCGCTACCGACTTCGATCCCTTCACGGACGATCTGATTTCCGGCTGGGGAATCGCGTTGGATGCGCAGATCACCGACGGTTTCGCGACCATCACAACCAGCGCCATCACAAACAGCACTGTCCCCGAACCGAGCAGTGCCTTGATCTTTGGTTTCGCAATCGCGTGCCTAGCCTTCCGCCGATTCAGAAGGAAATTTGAATCCTGTGCGCACTTGCGTTCTGTCGCTTGA